The genome window CGGATCGGCGCTGGCGTCGAGGGGGAAGCGCAGGGCCGGCTTGGGCGAGCCGGCCGGCGGCCGGGCCGGGCGGTCGCCGTAGCGGGGCAGGTCGCTGCCCCGGCGGGCGGCCACGTCACCCCGCTCGATCGCCTCGGCGGCCTCCTCCGGACCGATGATGCGAACCCCCTCGGCCGGATCCCCGGGTCGGGCATCCTCGCGCCTGCGGTCGTCGGCCATCGGTCTCCTTCTGTCGTGCCACCGGACGGGACGCTGCCGGGCGGGCCGGCCGTCCCTCAGTCCTCCAGCAGCTCGGTCTCTTTCTGGGCCAGGGCCTCGTCGATCTGCGCCTCGGTGGCGCGGGTCAGGCCGTCGATGTCCTTCTCGGCCCGGGCCAGGTCGTCCTCGGACAGCTCGCCGTCCTTGGTCATGCTCTCCAGCTCGGACCGGGCGGTGCGGCGCACGTTGCGCACCGACACCCGGTTGTCCTCGGCCATCTGCTTCACCATCCGCACCAGCTCCTTGCGCCGGTCGCCGGTGAGGGGCGGGAAGGTGAGGCGGATGACGGTGCCGTCGGTGCTCGGGTTGAGGCCCAGGTCCGAGTGGCGGATGGCCTTCTCGACCGCCGGCACGGAACCCTTGTCGTAGGGCGAGACGACCAGCATGCGGGCCTCCGGCACCGAGATGTTGGCCATCTGCTGCAGGGGCACCTCGGAGCCGTAGTAGTCCACCACCAGCTTCTCGATCAGGGCGGGGGCCGCCCGGCCGGTGCGGATGGTGGCGAACTCGTGGCGGGCGTGGGTGACGGCCTTGGCCATCTTCTCGCGGGCCTCGTCGAGGACCAGGGCGACGATCTCCTCCTCGCTCACCGGACCAGCGTACCGACTCCCTCGTCACCGTCGAGGACACGCCGCAGGTTCCCGGGGCGGGTCACGTCGAAGACGACGATGGGCAGGTCGTTGTCCATGCAGAAGGTGATGGAGGTGGGGTCCATGACGTTGAGGCCCTGGTTCAGCACGTCCATGTAGCTGACCTCCCGGAGCTTGGTGGCCCCGGGGTCGAGCTTGGGATCGGCCGTGTACACGCCGTCGACGCCGGAGTGGGTGCCCTTGAGCACCGCCTGGGCCTCGATCTCGGCCGCCCGCAGGGCGGCCGGGGTGTCGGTGGTGAAGAAGGGGCTGCCCAGCCCGCCGGCCAGGATCACCACCCGGCCCTTCTCCAGGTGCCGGATGGCCCGACGGCGGATGTAGGGCTCGGCGATCTGGGCCATGTGCACCGCGGACTGCACCCGGGTGGGTTGGCCCAGCTGCTCCAGCACGTCCTGGAGGCCGAGGGCGTTGATGACGGTGGCCAGCATGCCCATCTGGTCGGCCTGGGCCCGGTCCATGCCCGCCCCGGCGCCGGTCATGCCCCGCCAGATGTTGCCCCCCCCGACGACCACGGCCACGTCCACGCCGCGGGTCCGCACGCCGACGATCTCCTCGGCCAGCATCCGGACCACGGACCCGTCGATGCCGTAGCCCTGGTCGCCGGCGAAGGCCTCGCCGGAGAGCTTGAGCACGACACGGGACCAGCGAGGGTCGGCCACGGCGGTGGGTCCCGGGCTCAGGAGCCGACGACGACCTGGGCGAAGCGGACCACGTCGGCCCCGCCCAGCAGCGCCTTCACGGTGACCTTCTCGTCCTTGACGAAGCTCTGCTCCAACAGGACCCGGTCCTTGAACCAGCCGGTGAGGCGGCCCTCGACGATCTTGCCCAGGGCGGCCTCGGGCTTGCCCTCGGCCCGGGTGATGGACTCGAGGGTGGCCCGCTCCTCGGCCACCTCGGCCTCCGCCACCTCCTGGCGGCGCACCGCGGTGGGCTTGGTGAAGGCGATGTGGACGGCCACGTCGTGGGCCACCTCGGGGGTGCCCCCGTCCAGCTCGACGATGACGCCGTTGACGCCCCGGCCGTCCTGGCGGTGGACGTAGGAGTCGATCACGTGGCCCTCGGGGGCCTCGACCCGGACGACCTGGCCCAGCTCGATGTTCTCCTTGAGCACGATCTTGAGGTCGTCGATGGCCTCGGTCTTCTGGGCCGCCGCCTCCTCGCCGCCCGCCACCACCAGGGTGGCGATGTCCTGCACCAGGTCGGTGAACTGGTCGGACTTGGCCACGAAGTCGGTCTCGCACTTGAGCTCGACGATGGCGGCCACGTTGCCGTCCTGGGCCACGGCCACGGTGCCCTGGCTGTTGTCGCGGTCGGACCGGCCGGCCGCCTTGGCCAGGCCCTTCTCCCGCAGCCACTTGGCCGCGGCCTCGGCGTCGCCCCCGTTCTCGGTGAGCGCCTTCTTGGCGTCCATCATCCCGGCGCCGGTGGACTGGCGCAGGGCCTGGACGTCCTTGGCGGTGAACTCGGCCATGGCTACGGCTGCTCCGGCGTCGGCTGGGCCTCGGCGGGGTCGAGGCCGTTGGCCGGGGCGGCAGCGTCGCCAGAGGGGACCTCGGCCGCCTCTCCGGACGGGGCGGCGGCCTCGGCGGCCGCCTCGATGGCGCTGGTGTCGGGCGGGGTGCCCGGCGCGTCGGTGGCCTCGGGGGTGTCCGGGACCTCGGTGGCGGGGACCACCTCGGGCGTGGCCGCAGCCTCGGCCGCGGCCTCGGTGGCGCTGGTGTCGGGCGGGGTGCCGGGGCCGTCGGTGGCCTCGGGCGTCTCGGCCGGGGCGCTGGAGGCCAGGCGGGCCTCGCGCTCGGCGGCCTGGGCCGCGGCTTGGCGGCGGGCCTCGGCCTGCTCGGCGGCCACGCGCTGCTCCTCGTCGACCGAGCGCACGACCGGGGCCGGGCCACCACCACGGCGGGAGGCCATCAGGCGACCCTCCTCGACGGCGTCGGCGATGATGCGGCACATCAGGGTGCCGGAGCGGATGGCGTCGTCGTTGCCGGGGATGACGTACTGGATGACGTCGGGATCGCAGTTGGTGTCGACCACGGCCACCAGCGGGAGGCCGAGCTTGTTGGCCTCGGTGACGGCGATGTGCTCCTTCTTGGTGTCGAGCACGAAGACGGCGTCGGGCAGCTTCTCCATCTGGTGGATGCCGCCCAGGTTGCGCTCCAGCTTGGTCAGCTCGCGGCTGAGGAGGAGGGCCTCCTTCTTGGGCATGGCGTCGAACTCGCCGGAGTCCCGCATGCGGCGGTACTCCTTCATCTTGCCGACCCGCTTGGAGATGGTCTCGAAGTTGGTGAGCATGCCGCCCAGCCAGCGCTGGTTGACGTACGGCATGCCGCACTTCTCGGCGTAGCTCTGGACCGGGTCCTGGGCCTGCTTCTTGGTGCCCACGAAGAGCACGGTGCCGCCGTCCGCGGTCATGTCGCGGATGTAGGTGTAGGCGGCCTCCAGGCGCTGGAGCGTCTGCTTGAGGTCGATGATGTAGATGCCGCCGCGGTCTCCGTGGATGAACCGCTGCATCTTCGGGTTCCAGCGCCGGGTCTGGTGCCCGAAGTGGACACCGGCCTCGATGAGCTGCTTCATGGTCACGACGGGCTGGTCCACGTCGATCTCCTTTCCCAACGGTTGGACGTCACCCGGCCCTGACGCCCGAGGGCGACCGTTGGCGGACCGAGCTGTGAGGTGGTGAGCGGGCCGGGACGAAGTGACCAGGCCGACGGGCGAGTCTAGGCAGCCCGGCCCCGACGACCGCCAGTGGGGCCCGAGCCGCCGCCGCCGCCCCGGCGACCGCCAGCGGGGACCGGGCCGCCGCCACTGCCCCGGCGCCCACCCGACCGGGCCCGGCCCCGTCCAGCGGGACGAGCTGGACCCGGGGCGGTCCGGCCGACCACAGCGAGGCGGGGTCGATGTAGTGGTGGCCCCGACGGGCCCCGACGTGGAGCCGGGCCCCGGCCACGCCGACCACGGTGCCCCGGGAGACGGCCTGGCCGACGGCCACCCGGAC of Acidimicrobiales bacterium contains these proteins:
- the frr gene encoding ribosome recycling factor, whose translation is MSEEEIVALVLDEAREKMAKAVTHARHEFATIRTGRAAPALIEKLVVDYYGSEVPLQQMANISVPEARMLVVSPYDKGSVPAVEKAIRHSDLGLNPSTDGTVIRLTFPPLTGDRRKELVRMVKQMAEDNRVSVRNVRRTARSELESMTKDGELSEDDLARAEKDIDGLTRATEAQIDEALAQKETELLED
- the pyrH gene encoding UMP kinase, with protein sequence MLKLSGEAFAGDQGYGIDGSVVRMLAEEIVGVRTRGVDVAVVVGGGNIWRGMTGAGAGMDRAQADQMGMLATVINALGLQDVLEQLGQPTRVQSAVHMAQIAEPYIRRRAIRHLEKGRVVILAGGLGSPFFTTDTPAALRAAEIEAQAVLKGTHSGVDGVYTADPKLDPGATKLREVSYMDVLNQGLNVMDPTSITFCMDNDLPIVVFDVTRPGNLRRVLDGDEGVGTLVR
- the tsf gene encoding translation elongation factor Ts; the encoded protein is MAEFTAKDVQALRQSTGAGMMDAKKALTENGGDAEAAAKWLREKGLAKAAGRSDRDNSQGTVAVAQDGNVAAIVELKCETDFVAKSDQFTDLVQDIATLVVAGGEEAAAQKTEAIDDLKIVLKENIELGQVVRVEAPEGHVIDSYVHRQDGRGVNGVIVELDGGTPEVAHDVAVHIAFTKPTAVRRQEVAEAEVAEERATLESITRAEGKPEAALGKIVEGRLTGWFKDRVLLEQSFVKDEKVTVKALLGGADVVRFAQVVVGS
- the rpsB gene encoding 30S ribosomal protein S2, giving the protein MDQPVVTMKQLIEAGVHFGHQTRRWNPKMQRFIHGDRGGIYIIDLKQTLQRLEAAYTYIRDMTADGGTVLFVGTKKQAQDPVQSYAEKCGMPYVNQRWLGGMLTNFETISKRVGKMKEYRRMRDSGEFDAMPKKEALLLSRELTKLERNLGGIHQMEKLPDAVFVLDTKKEHIAVTEANKLGLPLVAVVDTNCDPDVIQYVIPGNDDAIRSGTLMCRIIADAVEEGRLMASRRGGGPAPVVRSVDEEQRVAAEQAEARRQAAAQAAEREARLASSAPAETPEATDGPGTPPDTSATEAAAEAAATPEVVPATEVPDTPEATDAPGTPPDTSAIEAAAEAAAPSGEAAEVPSGDAAAPANGLDPAEAQPTPEQP
- a CDS encoding M23 family metallopeptidase; this encodes MLRLAVASVVLVAPAAPGGDDRVAYAPPVRAPVVDPFRPPPRPWLPGNRGIEYATGPGTEVRAAGRGTVTFAGPVAGSRHVTAAHPDGVRTSYSYLAVVRVAVGQAVSRGTVVGVAGARLHVGARRGHHYIDPASLWSAGPPRVQLVPLDGAGPGRVGAGAVAAARSPLAVAGAAAAARAPLAVVGAGLPRLARRPGHFVPARSPPHSSVRQRSPSGVRAG